The Saccharomyces mikatae IFO 1815 strain IFO1815 genome assembly, chromosome: 13 genome has a segment encoding these proteins:
- the FUS2 gene encoding Fus2p (similar to Saccharomyces cerevisiae FUS2 (YMR232W); ancestral locus Anc_8.762) yields MFKTSYNLYDLNYPTNNSLTPIRDYNNDHFHKNDDKLPEIVRNPTRKLSKCENKVDEKKYTNKRPASLDLHSIVDNLSSKKVYSPINTEIFQNVVRLNISPQLANSPYEGCKFYKVVQELYLSEVEYHDNLLIANNVYRRALNIDPRFKNKLIKPNSNDELLLFGNIDTIASISKILVSTIRELLLIKQGGEILDQKKWKLIITENEVQQRLYSTFDISEAFEQHLLRIKSTYTSYFVSHQKQMELFATLRMNKNHLFNKWYEHCLKESGCIKLEDILKSPMKRLNRWIDILETLESCFENAISSQLGSKLLPTRRKYSLFSNKLDTEVSEYKSNSMYNFSLTPSEIIQSYDEGQFTHLLKLPDIQKKNKCNSSGQESDFENSRVTSLLSGSSSYYSDVSGLEILTNTSGTSVEKTTLKIDDETEFFTLSDHISKFKRVMKNVIELRKHLSKNNFSSIINSSLQRINAWKEVIECECPSGAFFEHDNLISTMCSSYIDKLHEQKNQVTILKLTELETDVMIPLSKILAHCNTVKSKLKDLQALKKDYMLFLQEKKANVRDVKRDLLGMHFQNLQNQMKRELPVFVTLIHNTVECILLNYNKIFLKYLEIIAGGKKYLQKDLENMSLNDSIGTGLIKNLDILQCYSKSRYMTKRMVRKDWPFPGDPSGSRVVRKLFEL; encoded by the coding sequence ATGTTTAAGACGTCTTATAACTTATACGATTTGAACTATCCAACAAACAATTCATTGACGCCAATAAGAGACTACAATAATGATCATTTTcataaaaatgatgataaattaCCAGAAATAGTCAGAAACCCCACGAGAAAGTTGTCCAAATGTGAAAACAAGGTCGATGAGAAGAAATACACAAATAAACGGCCGGCAAGCCTCGACTTGCATTCCATAGTAGACAACCTAAGTAGTAAAAAAGTTTACTCCCCTATCAATacagaaatttttcaaaatgtgGTCAGATTGAATATAAGCCCTCAATTGGCGAACTCTCCCTATGAGGGATGCAAATTTTATAAAGTGGTACAGGAGCTCTATCTTTCTGAGGTTGAATACCATGATAATCTATTAATTGCAAATAATGTATACAGAAGGGCATTGAACATCGATCCAAGATTTAAGAATAAACTAATCAAACCTAATTCAAATGACGAGTTATTACTTTTTGGTAATATTGACACTATTGCTTCAATTAGTAAAATATTGGTTTCAACAATAAGGGAGTTACTTTTGATCAAGCAAGGTGGGGAAATTTTggaccaaaaaaaatggaaattaATAATCACTGAAAATGAGGTACAACAGCGGTTATATTCGACTTTTGACATTTCGGAGGCTTTTGAACAACATTTGCTAAGGATTAAGTCAACGTATACAAGTTATTTTGTTAGtcatcaaaaacaaatGGAGCTCTTCGCTACATTAAGGatgaataaaaatcatCTTTTTAACAAGTGGTATGAACATTGCTTAAAAGAAAGTGGATGCATAAAATTAGAGGACATATTGAAAAGCCCaatgaaaagattgaaTCGATGGATTGATATTTTGGAAACTTTAGAAAGctgttttgaaaatgcaATTTCATCGCAATTAGGTTCTAAACTACTTCCAAccagaagaaaatactctttattttccaatAAGTTAGACACCGAGGTCTCTGAATACAAGAGTAACTCCATGTATAATTTCAGTTTAACGCCATCAGAGATCATACAAAGTTACGATGAAGGCCAGTTTACACATCTTCTGAAGCTCCCGGAtatccaaaagaaaaataaatgcAATTCCTCTGGACAAGAAagtgattttgaaaatagcAGAGTTACTTCTCTTCTCTCCGGCTCATCCAGTTACTACTCGGACGTATCTGGTCTAGAAATTCTTACCAATACCTCAGGTACATcagttgaaaaaactacTTTAAAAATAGATGATGAAACAGAATTTTTTACTCTGTCAGACCATATTagtaaattcaaaagagtaatgaaaaatgtaaTAGAATTGCGAAAacatttatcaaaaaacaatttttcaagcatCATTAATTCTAGTTTGCAAAGAATAAATGCATGGAAAGAAGTTATTGAATGTGAATGCCCTTCAGGGGCCTTCTTTGAACACGATAACCTAATCTCCACCATGTGTTCATCGTACATAGATAAACTTCATgaacagaaaaatcaaGTAACAATTCTGAAGCTTACAGAGCTTGAAACAGATGTAATGATCCCactttcaaagattttagCCCATTGCAATACCGTTAAAAGCAAACTGAAGGATTTACAAGctttaaagaaagattatatgttatttttacaagaaaagaaagcaaacgTGCGGGATGTAAAACGTGACTTATTGGGGATGCATTTCCAGAACTTGCAAAAtcaaatgaaaagagagTTGCCAGTCTTTGTTACTTTGATTCACAATACTGTTGAGTGTATCTTACTGaattataataaaatatttctaAAATATTTAGAAATAATTGCTggtggaaaaaaatacctgCAGAAAGATCTTGAGAACATGTCTTTGAATGACTCTATAGGTACAGGCCTCATTAAAAATCTTGATATTTTGCAGTGCTATTCCAAATCACGATACATGACCAAACGCATGGTAAGAAAGGATTGGCCTTTCCCTGGAGATCCTAGTGGAAGCCGAGTTGTCAGAAAACTATTTGAACTTTAA
- the TRI1 gene encoding Tri1p (similar to Saccharomyces cerevisiae TRI1 (YMR233W) and UAF30 (YOR295W); ancestral locus Anc_8.764), whose amino-acid sequence MGDINQYIPMVDAILSASNPDEISPKRVRKALQVLFSVDLDSQRKAINELILERFGDLQENPKVLILEKDLINQDQELALRLQKEEQKPQRSTRKRKSKSESKPKRKKRKNDSPDSNSISVRKVILSSPLQEFLGAEELPRTQVVKMIWQYIKEHDLQNPDDRREILCDEKMQPIFGKKMTMFSMNKLLSKHLFNADEIVKHEEDSKIIPKIEVKSEHELLPNTNG is encoded by the coding sequence ATGGGCGATATCAATCAATATATTCCCATGGTTGATGCAATTTTAAGTGCATCCAACCCCGATGAAATAAGTCCAAAAAGAGTAAGGAAGGCCCTCCAggttcttttttcagttgATTTGGATTCTCAAAGGAAAGCAATTAATGAATTGATTCTTGAGAGGTTTGGCGATTTACAAGAAAATCCAAAAGTTTTAATCCTAGAGAAAGATCTCATCAACCAGGATCAAGAACTAGCTTTGAGATTACAAAAGGAGGAACAAAAACCTCAGAGATCaacaaggaaaaggaaaagtaaaagtGAAAGTAAACCGAAAcggaagaaaagaaagaatgacAGTCCTGATTCTAATAGCATCTCTGTCCGTAAAGTTATTTTATCAAGTCCTCTACAAGAGTTTCTAGGAGCTGAGGAATTACCACGAACACAAGTAGTAAAAATGATATGGCAATATATAAAGGAACACGATCTTCAAAACCCAGATGATCGTAGAGAAATTCTATGTGATGAGAAAATGCAACCAATTTTTggtaaaaaaatgacaatgtTCTCAATGAATAAGCTCTTATCTAAGCACTTGTTTAATGCTGACGAAATTGTGAAGCATGAAGAAGActcaaaaataataccTAAAATAGAAGTCAAATCGGAGCACGAACTTCTTCCGAATACGAACGGTTAA
- the RNH1 gene encoding RNA-DNA hybrid ribonuclease (similar to Saccharomyces cerevisiae RNH1 (YMR234W); ancestral locus Anc_8.766), with protein MARQGGFYVVRKGRETGIFNTWSECKNQVNGYSGAVYKKFDDYEQAKSFLGHKNSASNHRSSELTGSLISKPHTTQKRSQGNNLPPSLYSSLTTLSKFSSPTSVDKITFYSVKSNVPNVESKIFDNWKDCQAYVKHKRGITFKKFDNRSAAEDFINGVSAHDYKLINIPRDIFQTKYKLSNGAKYDKCMNVYCDGSSFGNGTSSSKAGYGAYFEGAPEENISEPLLSGAQTNNRAEIEAVSEALKKIWDNLSSGKEKVNYQIKTDSEYVAKLLNDRYMTYDDKKLETLPNSDLIVPLVERFVKVKKYYELNKECFSNNGKFQIEWVKGHDGDPGNEMADFLAKNGASRR; from the coding sequence ATGGCAAGACAGGGAGGATTCTACGTCGTTAGGAAGGGCAGGGAAACTGGGATCTTTAATACATGGAGTGAATGTAAGAACCAAGTGAATGGTTATAGTGGTGCagtttataaaaaatttgacgATTATGAACAAGCCAAGTCTTTCCTAGGCCATAAAAATAGCGCATCGAATCATAGAAGTTCAGAGCTTACTGGAAGCCTAATTAGTAAACCTCATACGACTCAAAAGCGATCTCAGGGAAATAATCTACCACCATCCCTCTATTCTTCATTGACGACATTatctaaattttcatctCCAACCTCAGTTGATAAGATCACCTTCTATTCGGTAAAAAGCAACGTTCCAAATGTTGAAAGCAAGATCTTCGATAATTGGAAAGATTGTCAAGCCTATGTCAAACATAAAAGAGGTATAACGTTTAAGAAATTCGATAATCGATCTGCTGCGGAAGATTTCATCAATGGTGTCAGTGCGCACGATTACAAGCTTATCAATATACCCAGGgacatttttcaaactaaGTATAAGCTTTCGAATGGTGCTAAATATGATAAATGCATGAACGTTTACTGTGATGGTTCAAGTTTCGGTAACGGTACGTCATCATCAAAGGCAGGTTATGGTGCATATTTTGAGGGTGCACCTGAGGAAAACATTTCTGAACCTTTACTGTCAGGAGCCCAAACTAATAATAGAGCTGAAATCGAGGCAGTTTCTGAAgccttgaaaaaaatctggGACAATTTATCTAgtggaaaggaaaaagtGAACTATCAAATTAAGACCGATTCAGAGTATGTAGCCAAGTTATTAAATGACAGGTACATGACATATGATGACAAAAAACTGGAAACCCTGCCTAATTCTGATTTAATAGTCCCTTTGGTAGAGAGATTCGTTAAAGTCAAAAAATACTATgaattgaacaaagaaTGCTTTAGTAATAATGGTAAATTTCAGATTGAGTGGGTAAAAGGACACGACGGTGATCCAGGGAATGAAATGGCAGACTTTCTCGCTAAAAATGGTGCGTCCAGACgataa
- the RNA1 gene encoding GTPase-activating protein RNA1 (similar to Saccharomyces cerevisiae RNA1 (YMR235C); ancestral locus Anc_8.769), producing the protein MATLHFVPQHNEDQVYSISGKALKLTTNEDIKPYLQELAALKTCTKLDFSGNTIGTEASEALAKCITENTQVKESLIEVNFADLYTSRLVDEVVDSLKFLLPALLKCPNLEIVNLSDNAFGLRTIELLEDYIVHAVNIKHLILSNNGMGPFAGERIGKALFHLAQNKKAASKPFLETFICGRNRLENGSAVYLALGLKSHSEGLKVVKLYQNGIRPKGVATLIHYGLQYLKNLEILDLQDNTFTKHASLILAKVLPTWKNSLYELNLNDCLLKTTGSDEVFKVFTEVEFSNLHVLKFEYNEMAQETVEASFLPAIEKGNLPKLKKLEINGNRLDEDSDALDLLQSKFDDLEVDDLEEVDSEDEEEEEEEDEDEKLEEIETEKLEKELLEVQVDDLAERLAETEIK; encoded by the coding sequence ATGGCTACTTTGCATTTTGTTCCTCAACATAATGAAGACCAGGTTTATTCCATTTCGGGAAAGGCGCTCAAGCTAACCACCAATGAGGATATCAAGCCATATTTGCAAGAGTTGGCTGCATTGAAAACCTGTACCAAATTGGACTTTTCAGGTAACACTATCGGTACGGAAGCTTCTGAAGCATTAGCCAAATGTATTACCGAAAATACCCAGGTAAAAGAGTCTTTGATCGAAGTTAATTTTGCAGATTTGTACACCTCAAGATTAGTTGATGAAGTCGTGGACTCGTTGAAATTTCTGCTACCTGCTCTATTGAAATGCCCTAACTTGGAGATTGTGAACCTTTCTGATAATGCCTTTGGTTTAAGAACCATCGAGTTACTAGAAGATTACATTGTACATGCTGTCAATATTAAACATCTGATCTTGAGTAACAACGGTATGGGCCCATTTGCCGGTGAAAGAATTGGTAAAGCTCTATTCCATCTTGCTCAAAATAAGAAAGCTGCTTCAAAACCATTCTTGGAGACTTTTATCTGCGGTAGAAATAGGCTAGAGAACGGTTCCGCAGTGTACTTGGCTCTGGGCCTGAAAAGTCACTCAGAAGGCCTGAAAGTTGTAAAGCTATATCAAAATGGTATTAGACCTAAAGGTGTTGCTACATTGATCCATTACGGTTTACAgtacttgaaaaatttagaaatCTTGGACCTTCAAGATAACACCTTCACAAAGCATGCCTCTTTGATCCTTGCTAAGGTTTTGCCTACTTGGAAGAATAGTTTATATGAGTTGAATTTGAACGACTGTCTTTTGAAGACTACTGGTTCAGATGAAGTTTTCAAAGTATTTACCGAAGTTGAATTCTCCAATCTACATGTCTTGAAATTTGAGTATAATGAAATGGCTCAAGAAACTGTTGAAGCTTCTTTCTTACCTGCGATAGAAAAGGGAAATTTACctaaattgaagaaattagaaaTAAATGGTAACAGGTTAGATGAAGATTCCGATGCTTTGGATCTACTGCAGAGCAAATTTGATGACTTGGAGGTTGATGATTTAGAGGAAGTCGATAgcgaagatgaagaagaagaggaagaagaggatgaggatgaaaaactagaagaaattgaaacggaaaaacttgaaaaggAACTGCTAGAAGTACAAGTTGATGATCTTGCTGAACGTTTAGCTGAAACTGAGATTAAATAG
- the TAF9 gene encoding chromatin modification protein (similar to Saccharomyces cerevisiae TAF9 (YMR236W); ancestral locus Anc_8.771) → MNSGGKTVSNNNSAGSVSEAGPGPSQEETPRDVRLLHLLLASQSIHQYEDQVPLQLMDFAHRYTQGVLKDALVYNDYAGNGNSAGSGLGVEDIRLAIAARTQYQFKPTAPKELMLQLAAERNKKALPQVMGTWGVRLPPEKYCLTAKEWDLEDPKST, encoded by the coding sequence ATGAACAGTGGAGGAAAAACTGTTTCGAACAATAACTCAGCAGGCTCTGTGTCGGAGGCTGGTCCAGGTCCATCACAAGAAGAGACCCCTAGAGATGTCCGTCTTCTGCACCTGCTGCTCGCATCGCAGTCCATTCACCAATACGAAGACCAAGTGCCACTGCAATTAATGGATTTTGCACACAGGTACACACAGGGCGTTCTTAAGGATGCTCTAGTATACAACGACTACGCCGGCAATGGAAACTCTGCAGGAAGTGGATTAGGCGTAGAAGATATACGGCTTGCCATTGCTGCTAGAACCCAATACCAATTCAAACCCACAGCACCAAAAGAGCTTATGTTACAATTGGCTGCAGagagaaataagaaagcGCTACCTCAAGTCATGGGTACATGGGGTGTCAGGCTACCTCCTGAAAAATATTGCCTCACAGCAAAGGAATGGGACCTCGAAGATCCAAAATCTACGTGA
- the BCH1 gene encoding exomer complex subunit (similar to Saccharomyces cerevisiae BCH1 (YMR237W) and BUD7 (YOR299W); ancestral locus Anc_8.772) translates to MLSQTSIPEVKEDVIGYALQQRRARVGQFQDLGPPDLITLIKSLPSSSSTTTATASANDSGTGSNINGQDPTTIVTELHSHDKLKGQIGTFFYCMGIDTSDPTSITIFAKKITDLFLDTPQVWFGKKKHFHVSKISISSWNAFRKYDVNIIVHIPGTVQTYIINNDGEQSQLPSLTETSSGRNSQDANVNMIWVETFMSGIVRDIMLMKDNRADGESQNLVETLVFNPLTSGELEDVATNFIRLFPLVYERGIYLDAPTHILNPSLTNNYLVETLVEIVRLTNSLEACRKMLEGLIETHPEAVIILIRVYFACDLEVDAVDLINEQLNSSSSFLVDDSKTSHIQLIFKSELLSIQSEFLLEVKRDYKLAREVAIEAVNCAPNEFKTWYLLTKIYIKLNDMTNALLSLNACPMSQVKEKYVLRRIAPITSDENLHLPLPLDASIEEISSLNPMDVQLEQKSADPNLVNLSASSLKSTFQLAYRLLTEIVQVTGWEQLLKYRSKIFVMEDEYQGSTSSIDETDTHGNEMFKMRSKRLCERWLDNLFMLLYEDLKTYTDWQSEQLYFDAQNSKYHKLTVEWELFGLCAKRLGHLPEAAKAFQIGLSQRFSPVCAKNLLEFYINENKRIRRDSISENSELTSSQILSSINDLDSSIIDLVVKICCWNHRWYIEFSIMLIDALSVVVQDMGITKVHNEIASRFTDPVAQLVDDNILNFLKNFTNDTFDN, encoded by the coding sequence ATGTTGTCGCAAACCTCCATACCAGAAGTGAAGGAAGACGTGATAGGTTACGCGCTGCAGCAGAGGAGAGCCAGGGTAGGCCAATTCCAAGATTTAGGTCCGCCTGATTTGATTACTTTGATCAAATCGTTACCTTCATCCTCGAGCACCACGACTGCTACTGCTTCCGCCAACGATAGTGGGACTGGTTCTAACATCAATGGTCAAGACCCTACAACTATAGTTACGGAGTTGCATTCTCACGATAAATTAAAGGGACAGATCGGTACTTTTTTCTACTGCATGGGAATAGACACTTCAGACCCAACCTCAATTACAATCTTCGCCAAAAAGATAActgatcttttcttagaCACGCCCCAAGTTTGGTTTGGCAAGAAGAAGCACTTTCACGTCTCGAAGATTTCGATCAGTTCTTGGAATGCCTTTAGAAAATATGAtgttaatattattgttcaTATTCCGGGGACTGTGCAAACGTATATTATAAATAACGACGGTGAACAATCGCAGCTTCCCTCCCTGACGGAAACCTCATCTGGCCGCAATTCACAGGATGCGAATGTAAATATGATTTGGGTGGAAACTTTTATGAGTGGTATCGTACGTGATATTATGCTTATGAAAGATAACCGCGCAGATGGAGAATCACAAAATTTGGTGGAAACGCTAGTTTTCAATCCATTAACCTCTGGTGAATTGGAAGATGTGGCTACAAACTTTATCAGGTTATTTCCCTTAGTTTATGAGAGAGGTATTTATTTAGACGCACCCACTCATATTTTAAATCCTTCGTTAACCAATAACTATTTGGTCGAAACTTTAGTTGAAATAGTTCGATTAACTAATAGTTTGGAGGCATGTCGTAAAATGCTTGAGGGATTAATAGAAACTCATCCAGAAGCAGTAATCATTCTCATCCGTGTTTACTTTGCATGTGATTTGGAGGTAGATGCGGTTGATCTGATCAATGAGCAAttaaattcttcatcttcgttCTTAGTTGATGATTCGAAGACGAGCCATATTCAGTTGATCTTCAAATCCGAACTTCTGAGCATTCAAAGTGAGTTTTTACTGGAGGTCAAGAGAGATTATAAACTTGCTAGAGAGGTAGCCATAGAGGCTGTGAATTGTGCACCAAACGAATTTAAAACTTGGTACTTATTGACTAAAATATACATCAAATTGAACGATATGACAAATGCTTTGTTATCGCTAAATGCATGCCCAATGTCTCAGGTTAAGGAAAAGTATGTGCTGAGAAGAATTGCACCTATTACCTCCGACGAAAATCTCCACTTGCCATTACCATTGGATGCCTCGATTGAGGAAATTTCGTCGTTGAACCCCATGGATGTGCAATTGGAACAAAAATCTGCTGACCCAAACTTAGTCAATCTCTCAGCATCAAGTTTAAAATCTACTTTCCAACTAGCCTATAGATTATTAACCGAAATTGTTCAAGTAACAGGATGGGAACAACTTTTAAAGTATAGatcaaagatttttgtCATGGAAGATGAGTATCAAGGCTCTACTTCCTCTATTGATGAAACAGATACACATGGTAATGAGATGTTTAAAATGAGATCCAAGAGGTTGTGCGAAAGATGGTTGGATAATCTTTTTATGCTATTATACGAGGACTTGAAGACTTACACGGATTGGCAATCAGAGCAATTGTATTTTGATGCCCAAAACAGCAAATATCATAAACTAACTGTGGAATGGGAACTATTCGGTCTTTGCGCAAAAAGACTGGGACATCTTCCCGAAGCTGCAAAGGCTTTCCAAATAGGGCTTTCTCAAAGATTTTCTCCAGTGTGTGCAAAGAACCTACTGGAATTTTacattaatgaaaataaacgTATTAGAAGGGATTCTATCTCAGAAAACTCTGAATTGACTTCTTCTCAAATACTCTCAAGTATCAATGACTTGGACAGCTCGATCATCGATTTAGTCGTCAAGATTTGCTGCTGGAACCATCGTTGGTACATTGAGTTCTCAATAATGCTAATAGATGCTTTAAGTGTTGTGGTTCAGGACATGGGCATTACCAAAGTGCATAATGAAATTGCTTCTAGATTCACTGATCCGGTGGCTCAATTGGTTGACGATAACattctgaattttttaaagaattttaCAAATGACACTTTTGATaactga
- the DFG5 gene encoding putative mannan endo-1,6-alpha-mannosidase (similar to Saccharomyces cerevisiae DFG5 (YMR238W); ancestral locus Anc_8.773) gives MILKSSMEMIPLICFTLLSFFRICHAMELDSTSKTSICDATALIQDGMLDYYEGTRYGGAVGMFQSPYYWWHAGEAFGGMLENWFLCENDTYQELLYDALLAQTGSNYDYIPANQTMVEGNDDQGIWGITVMGAVERNFTDPSDGKPGWLAMVQAVFNTMYSRWDSEHCGGGLRWQIFTWNSGYNYKNTISNACLFQIAARLGRYTGNTTYLDVAEQVFDWLVDVGYVVLNDTANVFDGAEIDTNCTDITKIEWTYNHGIVLGGLAYMYNATNGTSEWETSLTKILNGAKSYFFKDSIMYESACQDYSTCNTDQRTFKSIFSRMLGLTSVMAPYTSDTIDDLIKTSAEAAAKSCDGGRDGHTCGLNWGKQTNDGYYGLGEQMNALEVIQNLLIHDRPAPYKESNGGTSKGDANAGMNSSTTNVLQNNLNIKNGDRAGAAIITAIILSVLIGGAVWMLF, from the coding sequence ATGATCCTCAAAAGTAGTATGGAAATGATTCCATTGATATGTTTTACGTTACTATCATTCTTCAGAATCTGTCATGCCATGGAGCTGGATAGTACAAGCAAAACATCAATTTGTGATGCGACAGCGTTAATCCAAGATGGTATGCTGGATTACTATGAGGGTACTAGGTATGGGGGAGCAGTAGGGATGTTTCAATCACCATACTATTGGTGGCATGCAGGTGAAGCGTTTGGCGGCATGTTGGAAAATTGGTTTCTTTGTGAGAATGACACATATCAAGAATTACTATACGATGCGCTATTAGCACAAACTGGTTCTAATTACGATTACATTCCAGCCAATCAAACGATGGTTGAAGGTAATGATGATCAAGGTATTTGGGGCATAACAGTTATGGGTGCTGTCGAGAGAAATTTTACAGATCCTAGCGATGGCAAACCAGGTTGGCTGGCAATGGTGCAGGCTGTCTTCAATACAATGTATTCAAGATGGGATTCTGAGCACTGTGGTGGTGGTTTAAGATGGCAAATTTTTACTTGGAATAGTGGCTACAACTATAAGAATACAATTTCAAATGCATGTTTATTTCAAATTGCTGCAAGACTGGGGAGGTATACCGGTAATACTACATATTTAGATGTTGCTGAGCAAGTTTTCGACTGGCTAGTAGATGTCGGCTATGTGGTTCTTAATGATACGGCAAATGTCTTCGACGGTGCAGAAATTGATACAAATTGTACCGATAttacaaaaattgaatGGACTTATAATCATGGTATCGTACTGGGTGGTCTTGCGTACATGTATAATGCTACGAATGGGACAAGCGAATGGGAAACAAGtttaacaaaaattttgaatggTGCTAagtcttatttttttaaagacaGTATTATGTATGAAAGCGCCTGTCAAGACTATAGCACTTGTAACACCGATCAAAGGACATTCAAAAGTATTTTCTCTCGTATGCTTGGCCTTACAAGTGTTATGGCTCCCTATACTAGTGACACGATTGATGACTTAATAAAAACGAGCGCTGAAGCTGCTGCGAAGTCATGTGATGGTGGTAGAGATGGGCATACATGTGGCTTAAATTGGGGCAAACAAACCAATGATGGTTATTATGGGTTAGGTGAACAAATGAATGCATTAGAAGTTATTCAAAATCTCTTAATACATGACAGACCGGCCCCATATAAGGAAAGTAATGGTGGCACGTCCAAAGGTGATGCTAACGCTGGGATGAACTCATCTACCACTAATGTACTACAAAATAATCTaaacatcaaaaatggTGATCGCGCTGGTGCCGCCATCATCACAGCAATCATACTGAGTGTGCTAATTGGTGGTGCTGTCTGGATGTTGTTTTAA